CCCAGCTCTGGAATCAGCTGGGAGGCAATTTGGGGAGTGAGGGGGAACTGCTGCAGTCCTGAACAACAGTTTTGGGGAGCTGCTGACCTACGTCCTGCCCCTGGTGCCGGAGTGAGGGCGCACCAAGCAGTGTCACACGCGATGGAGAAGGGAGACGGGGATGTTAACGGTGCCCTGTGCACCAGGACGGAGTCACAAGCAGCAGCTGCGGGAGCTTGGCCAGTGCAAGCAAAGGATGGAAAAGGACCAAACCAGCTCTAATTTTCATCTCCAAGAAGACGACAGCTGGCCAAGGAAGATGGGAACAGAATCTTTTATGGCTTACAAACACAGAAGAGCAGCCGGTATTTTAGCAGCAGGGACGTGACCGTCGCGATTGTTGCATCCACCAGTGCCTTCACTCGCAGGCCCTTCTCGGCCTGAGCGCAGACCCACCGCACCTGCCTTGAGCTGGATCTCACTGTagccttatttaaaaataagaggcCTGCTTTACattctgttccccccccccccccccccccccccccccccattttttggCTCAAAACCTCCTCAGGTAGTGCCGATAGTTCAAGGCAGGCGTCACCCCGGGCATCTTGATCTCTACTGGGGGATCTTATGGACGGGGAATAGGATCCATCACCTGCATGGCAGGGCAGATCCTTCACCCCAGAGACTTCACTGCTGTCCTGGAAACCTGCACGGAGGCACTTTTGTCACCATCGAGTCCAATGGCTTTCAATAACCCTTTGAACTTGCCATCTGCCGCCTCCTTAGCGCACAAAGGGCTACACCAACGCTGGGGCAGCTATGGAGGCTGGGCAGAGGGATGCAGGGGCAGAAAACGAGGCAGCAGGTAGACATCGCTCAAAATTTTCAGTAGAGATagccaagtctttttttttttctccctaaaacatgcagaaaagaaTCCCATAGACCAAGCTACTTAGCTATTTCTTTATCCAACTCGGCTTCACTCCACGTTTTGCTCCAGCTTTATACAACTAGATGTGTATATAAAGTTCCTGACGACCCTACACTCGCAAAGGAAGAAGGATGGCACCACAACCACACCCGCACACACACACCAACACCATTTTTGGGGTGGgtggagaggagaaaaacaaagtcaCCACCTTTGTCTAACAGATGCATTGTAATATTAAATGAAAGCTTAacaaaatcttttaagaaaatcCCTCCCAGCCCTAGCCTACCACTCCACCAGCACAGTACATAGCGTATTTGAGACCTGCTCAGCTCAGCACGTGCCCGAGGGCCGGTTGGCTTTGTTGGGCCAGTTTAATTCATGCTCTCTTGCCAGTCTGCGAGCGTCACAGGAGCTGATGCCTCTCAGAAAAGCAGAGCACGCCTGCCATAGAAAAAGGCCTTGCACAGGTTTTAGGTCCCAATGGCAAATTTTTACCAAGAGCTACAAGAGAGTGCGACCTGGTAACTTCAAGCCTCAGAGCTCCAGCAATTAAGCAGCACATTACCATCAACGGCCATTTAGGTGCCATCAGAGCAAGGAGGTCCCCTGCAAGAAAGACAGCCGAGTAACCAACAGCTCGGGGGCTTTCCAGAGGGTGCCCAGGAGTTTCCAGATCTCTGCTCATGTCCTTGTGCTGGAAGTGAAGGGTCTTCATGCGCAATGAAAGGATCGCAGGTGCTCCTCATCCCGTCCCCTCCTATTTTAAGATGATGTGGTAGCTATCATTGGTTTCAGCTGCAAAAGAAGCAAAGGTCATGAGCCACTCGCAACAGCAAAGGAATCTGCTGGGTTGAGCGGATCTGACACAAGAGCTCCCCAAGAAGTATGGAAGGGAAATACAAGACGGAGCCCAGGCATTTACGTACCTTTCATGGTGTCCAGAACGAAACAGGATTCGTCTTGGAAGTTCTGTATCATCTGAAAGAAGCCACGAAAGCCATCTTAGTCTGAGGCTGTACTTAAACACAGTAGAAGCGCTTCACAGCCCTCAGTGAATGCTTTGTGTTCTGCCAGTCAGCGACGGGCATAGATTTAGAGTACCGAAAGGGCTAGAAGCTGCTCAGGCAGGAGCTTAGTGCTCTGGGAGGTAGGAAAGGCACCAGCcataaatatttattcctttctCCAGCTCTCCAGAACTGAAGGTCCAAACCAGTGAGCCGAGAGAGGAAACCATTGGATTCTGGGATGCAGGTCTGAAAGCAGAGTCCTCCTCACAGCAATTCCCCTCCCTGCTTTTATAGCAACGCTAGAAGAAACCCAAGCATGAAAGAGGGCATGCACGCAGCCCGGACTCGCTCAGTGAGAGCTGTTCATGCCTGATAAACCTCACAGGTTTAAGTGAGGTgcccccagcagcagagcagcatccCCATGTGCCAACATCCTTGGCTCTACAGGCTTCAACAATTAACTCTGACCCTTCAGAAACCAGAGGTGACCGAGCAGGGCCCTTCCTGAAGACCCGCCCAGGGGACCTGTTCCCCTAGGTGCTGTGCAACCTCCACAGCGGAGCTCGGAGCACAATCAGACACAAACCAGCTGAAGCAACCCAGCGCAAGAGGTCGAAAATAAGGAGCACCCAGAGGTTGTTACCTCGTCACTGATCAGCACGTGTATCCCCGTCGGACCTTGCTTGTAAATCTGGCTGATCTGTTGGGAAGAGATGCTGAAGAGCTGGGCCAGCTTTTCCGTCAGTTCCACCGCCGTCAGTTCCTCCAGATAAATAGCGTGGTACACTGCGAGGAGAACTATTATAGCTAGACGCCAAGTGCAGCGTCGGCATCTACACCGTGGATGCAGAGATGCTTCAGCTAGTGCCACGCATGCTAGGCCAGGGAGCGGACGCTTAGAGGATCATCACAAACAGGCTGCTCTCTACCCAGGAACATCATAGCCCCTGTTGGGATGGGACTGTGCACAGCCCATCTATTGAGTGTTGCTTTTCAGCAGGTTGAACACCCGCTCTGCTGTGCCCGACTCATGCAGCTATCATCTTTCCAGGCCCAAGCTGCTAAATCTACATGCAACTGCAGTATGCCTCTGGTGTCTGCTCTTGCTACATGGCTGCAGCGTGCCCTGAGCTACACAAGTATCAGCTCCACAGTAACTTGGCTGTCATCAATGTCCTGCAAtgcttctgtatttctgcagtCCTTGCCCCAAAAAGCCTCTATTTTGACTAGCATCAGCTGAGCAGTGTTTTGTACCATTCCTGGCCATTTTCAATCCCAGCAGGGTGGAAACACTGCCCTCGCACCTCCCCAGAGCCCCGCCACCCCGTTCCCCCACTCCTGCAAGGTAGGTCCTGAGGGGAAGTGAGAGGATCTGAATTGGACGAGGGCAAGAAAAGGACGAGCTGTTTGTTTTTGCACTTCCTGCTCCAATCACAGAGGTGGATAAACCGGCGCCTGGCTGCTCCACAAATGTAGGTCACTCATTGTTGTCTGGGCAATGCTGGATTCTCACAGGAGCTATCATTTGTCAGCTCAGAGCAGGCAGCATGCCGACAGTCAGATTCTGCAGCTGCCCATTTGGTGGGCAAGGAGAAAAATCAGCTGGGTAGGACCAGGGCAAGTAAAAAGGGTTCGCTGTGATCTTCCAGCACCCTTACCAAAGGGGAGCATGTACAAACCCTTAGTTTGTGTACAGAGCTTACATTCGGTTGCAGGTGAGCTCACACGTGAGCTCGCTGCCTCCTCACAGTGAGGAGATGAGGATGACAGCAGCCAACACAAGGCatagcagctgaaaacaaaagccacagaCCCTCTTTGAGTTGGCTCTGGTAACACAAGCAGCCCTGGCTGTGAGAGGGGCCTTTCGCCAGCCCAAAACCCACCAGGCAGTGGTGTAGGGATGAGGGGATCAGAGGCAACTGGTGCGAAGTGCCCGTGGGCAGCAGTGGCGGGGCTGGAAACAGCCTTCCACTGCATTTCTGTTTGCTGAACCCCCTGGCTGTTCTTTTCCCCCTCACCCTGTCAGCAGCAACCGCAAGCCCACGTGCCCCCAGCCAGGCTTTGAAACCCTTACCAAAAAAAGTACTGGTTACTGTGTCCCCATCCTCATGTTTCTGCTGGAGGTCCCTCAGCTGCTGGGACTCCTGACACACGTAGATGGTCAGTCTGGGCCGCACCATCCTATGGAAAGAGCAGTGAGCGAACGCCATTGTGTTTACCCAAGGACACCTCTAGATCCCGACTCTTCCCTCCCCAGTATCCTCAAGGAAAAGAGATCAATGAACTCATCTTGAAGCAAAACCATTGTGGTAATCCCCACCTTGCTGATGCAGTAAACGTTTTGTGAGAAGGGGACAAAGTCGGCACGGGGACATGGTGCCAGCTGGCTACCCAGCAGCTAACTCGGACAGTCCACTCCTGAGGACAGAGCGGCTGTGGTTCAGACCGAGCTCTGCTGGTAACATGCACGCTCCTTCTCATTCAGAGTCTCATTTTGCAGTGCAAAAGCTGGCACCGTCTCCTGTCCTTCATGCCTTTCTCCCCCAACACAGTGCGACCACGTTTCCCTGCTATCTACCGAGCTATCGGAGGCAGTACATTAACCTCCTGGAATGCTTCCCACCCATGTAGATCTTGCTGCCCCTCATCAGAGAGCCGTGCCAATCCCTCCCCAGACCTTCCCTCCGGGATACAGCCCACCCTGTGCGTCTCTGCCCAGCTGCAGTGGTGCCTTCTGAAATGCTCCAGCTCAGATAGGAGGTCAGAGTTAAACACGAGTCCCTTCTTCTTCAGGGAAAGGTGCAAAGGAATATTCCCTTTCCGGGAAGGTAATTCCACTGAGAGGCAGTTCAGAGGATGGTGGACACAAGTACTGTATCGGCAGGATTTTCTGGCTTGTGGCTGGATTCTCTGACACTCAAACAGTAAGATAATTTCTAACACTTCTCTCCCACATggattttcttccccaaattgtCTCTGGAGTGGTTACCCTGCTGGCTAAGTTATCAAATTTGACTGAATGAGGTTCAGGAAGGTTAATGAAACTCTGTTCTCTCTAACAGCAAGAGCCAAGCAAACAGGCTAAAACAAATACAATTTACCTACCATCCACAATCAGCTTTTAAGCAAACAACATACCGTCCTTTTAATGCGTTGAAGAGCCTGATGCCGTCTGCAGGGCCGCAGATCTGGATAACGTCTTCTCTGGTCAGCTTCAGTAAGTCTGCAcctacagttttaaaaatcaaaaggagaGAAAGTCATACAATCCAGCCCGAAGTGTCCGGGACGGAGGGGCTCTGGGCACCACAGCTGTGCCAgttccccctcctcctgctcacAGAGCTCACCCCATTCCCAAATTGCTTCTGCCTTCTGCTAACAACCTCCCCCTGCTTCCCCCAGAAGGATGCTTGCAAGATCTTTTTTCCAGACTGGTTTTGCAAGAgcgtgtttcggtacaatcctgTGTCCTGTATTATCATATACAGCTGGCTATCTAGCACCTTGGTGACCCTGGATAACAGAGGCTGTATCAccagggaaagagaggaaaataaatgtgaagcatttctttacataCAGTGCTTTCCCCCAGATCAGCATTTCTCAGCTTGTTGTAAGATCCGAGGGTGCTGCAAGCTCTTGGAAGAGAAACCACCCCAGTCCCCACTATTTTGTCAGCTGAGAGCGAGGTGAGAAATGAAGAACACAGCTTTCAGGGAGCCACATTTTATTGTgttacaaaaattttaaaaaacatttatatttgCAACGGTAACATGAAGATAGCCTCAGGAGCAAGAGGAGGCAGAGCGACTTGGCACAGAGAAGGGGCAGACACAGAGGGGATGTTGTAACCTACCTGAGAAGTTTCTGAAAAGCCGAGAAAAAGTGGAGAAGCGGTTTCGGTGCAGCCACTGCTGGGCCTCCTGGGGTGTGCTGGTGGGCAAGAGGTTCTGCAATGTAGGAAAAGAAGGGTCACAGCCTCAGAGGTGACGTGGAAGCATTTCCACTGAGGAATGAGCACAGGTCAGCTCAGTCAGTGTTTATAATCACAGTCTTAAATCGAGACCCTAGTGAGCCAGGCTCACAGCACACGCACAACACAGACTGCAGCCTGGACAGGTTTTGATTTAAAAGGCTTCAGAGGgacaaagaaagaggaaggaagcaaAGGGGAAAGCACAGTGAAGATCAAGGCAATAAGTAAAGGTCACAGCGAGCTACAAAAAGCTTGCTTCTTGCTCACAACTCCGCATGGCTGTACTGGACATTTTTCACCCTGTCACCTCTTTTTCCAACTAGGAGTCAAAAAGAAGTTATAACTCCCCAAAGATGTTAAACTAGAGCAGTCTCTTCCCCAGCAAACTACAGCCACCCACAAACCCACCCCCGctccatccccaaatcccatttTCTGACCTGTGCACCATCCTTACCACAAGCATAAGCTCTGAGGTGTGACTTACATCTGCGATCGGAGGGGGTGGCTCGGGCTGATGGTTTGGAGAGCCATTGCTAGGTTGGGGAAGAGAGCCAGACAGAGCAGAACACAAGGTTAGCGCCACTCTTCCCCTTCCAGCACAGGATCGCGGCAGGCAGCAACCACCACCCTCCAAGTCCCATAACCAAGACCACCAAAACACAGGGACAGACAGCTACATGGCTTGCGGCAACACCATCATTGTTGCAGTGCAATACTTCGCAAGAACGAACGGCTTATGCTGGAGTATTAACgcgatggggaaaggcagaaagaagcagGCTGGAAGCTGAACTGCTGCTCAGATGCATGCAGGCTTCTCATGCAAGAGCTGAGCTTTGCTGCAGCCAAGAGAGGTAACAGTGCTCAGCTTCAAGGGCTTTAATTTGATTTTCACCCACTGACACAGCCTCTTCAGCTGCTTCCACCCTCCTGTACACCTTGGAATCAGGCCCTTCCTTTCGCTAATGGTCACTGCCAGCTCAGACACATCAATCTCTCGTGCAAGGCAGAAATCAATAGCCAGCTAGCCTCTTCTCCGGACTTACCCTTCGCCAATGGAAAAACTGCTGTGGGAACTGTTGAAGCCAGGGGACGGTGCGTTATTGACGTATGTTATCTCTGGCCAGGGAGAACACTAGAAAGGAAAAGCCAGAAGAGTCACAGGATTGCTTTGAACAAGGACGCACATCTGCTCTGGTCAGCATAGGTTAACAGCTATTTGCTGACCGACAACTGACTATGAAACAGAATTAAAGAATAAAGTAGGGGATTAAAAGAAGCCATGCCAATTCACTGCAGATGGTCACAAAGCTCAGATTTAGTGATTCTTAATCTCAAAAGGCCAAAAGTCACAAAATTCAAATGCAGTGAGATGTGGGATCTAAACCATTGCTCTGGCACTGGGCTGACACACATGGTGTCCGCTGGCCTGGGCACCTCTGTGCAGCAGGTCGAGCCTGGATCGGGCACTAACAAGCATCCCCAAATTCAGCCAGGGTAGGACGAGGGCTCCCTCCCCAGGGCTGTTCAGGCCCGACCCCTCAGATGATCACATTTTAATAGACTGACACTGTCCACTAGCACAGGGAGGAAACAACGGGGTTTTCTGCCAGCTCACAGCCTCAGTGGCCAGTTGCCACACAGGCAAAATGAAGCTTGCAGGAGAAGTAAAATCTTTTATGAGATGATCTattacagtggggaaaaaaccatcaCGTTTCCATACACAAGAGACCTGTTTCAGGTCTAGTAAGCAACACGTCCTCTGCctacaaaatttattttgcttttgtcttgCAGCTATTAACAACTTGGCCAAACATTTCGCAGCAGAACAGCCAGTTCCTTGCCACCTGCGAGCAAGGCAAGCCAGGTTTCGTTAAAGCAACGATGCCAGCACCCCACCTCTGTGAGTATTGTAGTTTCATAGGAAGGCTGGTATTTCTCTTTCTCATGAGGTGTTcgcttctccatcttttccctgtcCGTCTTCTGCTTCCGATCAGCTCCTTTGGGCTGGAAAGGAGACACTCCTGTTAGATCAGCAGCATGGAAGGGTGGCAGCAGCTGGCTGGATAGATGTGCAAGAAATGCAAGAACCAGAAAAGGCAACTCGTTCTTCTATTCACCCACTTGTTGCTttacagagggaaaaggaagggggCTCAGACCATCTGCCCAGAGAATTAACTATGGCAACGGCATCAATTCTGTAACTACCCCAACATCCTGATCTATCCACGTCCCCAAAATGGGGCCCAGAACATCTGAACAAGGAGgtgaaacatttttcagaagacaCTTCTCCCGACAGCATACATTGGCTCTAAGGGGACAAAGGCCAGCTACTGGTATCACATCTGAGCTGTGTCTTCCACACCTTCATCAACCACTTGGAGAGGCGGCATTTCAGTGGCACAAACTGCACCAGAACACGAGAGCTCAATTATGTCCTTGCCTTTGCCAcaacctcaaaaaaacccatgcacTTCCACATATGcaagatttaagatgattttacTCACTGCCTTTATCAAATGCTCAAAGCCCTAAGGAAAGCAGCAAGTCAGAGCGCGCCATTATAACCACCAAAGCTATCCTGgtgctcccctcagcagaacCCTAAAGAAATTCCCTTAAAACTTGGCCGTGCATGGTCTCTGCCCACACTCGCAAGTGGAAGGAATTTGGCCTTGGTGGACCAACACAGCTGCCTGCCAACGTGTGGACACCTCCCGAGTGGATGAACGCATCCATGGCACCGGTGGGGAAGCTTTAGGACTGCAACACAGCCATGTACCACAGACCTCCCCAAGCACCAAATCTCTTTTCCTCTGGACAGCAAAGCTGAGACCTGAACAAGCTACCACCACGCTCTGAGCTGGGCGAGGAGGTGCTGCTTAGCTGTGGCTTCATTAGCCAGTTTCTGCCATGAAAAATCTAATGGTTGTTCTTACCTTCCCATGGTAAGCACTGCGGCTTCTGGTGGCTACAAAGGATCTGTGCTTCAGACACCGATGAGCATGGGTAAGGGGCCTTCAGCAGCTATTCTGAAAGCACTGAAATGCTCCCAGCTTTgaggggcagagggaagaaaggaaagggcaAGGCAGGAGCCCGAATCATGTTAACCCACAAAGGACACCCTGTGGCAAACAGGACTCGAAGCAGGCACAGGGAAACACATGCACGGTGAGTCTGCTGCCCTGACCCCACGAGGGCAGCTGCATCAGATGAGCAGGAGATAAGGCTGAGACCATCAGAGACCATCCTCTGCAGGGAGACTGTGCCCTGAAGCCACAGCTTCACTGCTTTGGGTTTTCCTAGTTCAAGGTTATCAGAgccagaaaaaccccaaacaaaccccatccCCTGGCACAAAGAGCTGAAGCTCAGTAGAAATGCAGTGCCAGATGCCTCACAATCTCACTATCCTCCCAAGTGTTTGTTTGCAACCAGCCTTATCCCTTAACTCCCAACTCCGCAGCCATCCACTTAGGCTATTTGCATCGAGATACCAGCCAGAGCTCAAACAAGCCCTAACAAATCACACCCCTGCCtttgaaatgttaaaattcaaataggcaaaagagaagagagagaaggggaaagatgCCAAGTCAACAGCAGCAGGGCACGCTGCCCGATATCCCACAGCAACTTCACAGCAGAACTGCAAAGCAGCACAGGCGCCCGGCCAGGCGACCGACCCCACTGTATGCCAAATGCCCCtaaagggggaagaagagaagagcCACGGACAAGATTTTGCAGGGTGTTACAGGGAGGAAGCGTAATGGAGGCAACCTCAGCATACTGGAGAGCACGGGCATGGCGAGCCCCCCTGCATATTCCCtgtgcagccagccctgctgcacgGCACCTGGGCACTCCTGCATGAATGACCCTTCTCAGCCACCCATGCCATcatgctgctgtggctgccacTGCCAGGTCATGGCTTTGGGTTTCTCTGAACTATTGGCAACAGGGACCAGACACCTGCGCTGCCGGAGAGGCCGGATGCAGATGGACCATCAGATGCAGACGGACCATCAGCAACAGG
The Accipiter gentilis chromosome 16, bAccGen1.1, whole genome shotgun sequence DNA segment above includes these coding regions:
- the TFCP2 gene encoding alpha-globin transcription factor CP2 isoform X2, producing MAWALKLPLADEVIESGLVQDFDASLSGIGQELGAGAYSMSDVLALPIFKQEESSLPPENENKILPFQYVLCAATSPAVKLHDETLTYLNQGQSYEIRMLDNRKIGELPEINGKLVKSIFRVVFHDRRLQYTEHQQLEGWRWNRPGDRILDIDIPMSVGIIDPRANPTQLNTVEFLWDPSKRTSVFIQVHCISTEFTMRKHGGEKGVPFRVQIDTFKENENGEYTEHLHSASCQIKVFKPKGADRKQKTDREKMEKRTPHEKEKYQPSYETTILTECSPWPEITYVNNAPSPGFNSSHSSFSIGEGNGSPNHQPEPPPPIADNLLPTSTPQEAQQWLHRNRFSTFSRLFRNFSGADLLKLTREDVIQICGPADGIRLFNALKGRMVRPRLTIYVCQESQQLRDLQQKHEDGDTVTSTFFVYHAIYLEELTAVELTEKLAQLFSISSQQISQIYKQGPTGIHVLISDEMIQNFQDESCFVLDTMKAETNDSYHIILK
- the TFCP2 gene encoding alpha-globin transcription factor CP2 isoform X1 translates to MAWALKLPLADEVIESGLVQDFDASLSGIGQELGAGAYSMSDVLALPIFKQEESSLPPENENKILPFQYVLCAATSPAVKLHDETLTYLNQGQSYEIRMLDNRKIGELPEINGKLVKSIFRVVFHDRRLQYTEHQQLEGWRWNRPGDRILDIDIPMSVGIIDPRANPTQLNTVEFLWDPSKRTSVFIQVHCISTEFTMRKHGGEKGVPFRVQIDTFKENENGEYTEHLHSASCQIKVFKPKGADRKQKTDREKMEKRTPHEKEKYQPSYETTILTECSPWPEITYVNNAPSPGFNSSHSSFSIGEGNGSPNHQPEPPPPIADVSHTSELMLVNLLPTSTPQEAQQWLHRNRFSTFSRLFRNFSGADLLKLTREDVIQICGPADGIRLFNALKGRMVRPRLTIYVCQESQQLRDLQQKHEDGDTVTSTFFVYHAIYLEELTAVELTEKLAQLFSISSQQISQIYKQGPTGIHVLISDEMIQNFQDESCFVLDTMKAETNDSYHIILK